One genomic segment of Manis pentadactyla isolate mManPen7 chromosome 1, mManPen7.hap1, whole genome shotgun sequence includes these proteins:
- the MST1R gene encoding macrophage-stimulating protein receptor isoform X2, whose product MGRLRPAPHPPAPARRPPGTVPQRRGRAGFRGRGGGAGPPSRSPRQSGPRLGGREDGLLAPRRVCGAPGAWPEGGAGGRRPAGPGDRLRARAPMEPSAPPLLVLLAVAAATESWQCPRIPYAASRDFDVQYALPSFSAGSPVQAVATYEGGGDGSAVFVGTRNRLHVLGASLQPVESLTTGPAGDPRCQTCAACGPGPHGPAGDTDALVLALEPALPALISCGSSLHGRCFLHELEPRGPAVRLAPPACLFSAHGNRPDYCPDCVASPLGTLVTVVEQGHASYLYSASSLDAAAAATFSPGSVSVRRLKADASGFAAGFASLSVRPALLASYRIKYVYSFQAGAFVYLLAVQPALVDAPGAPHTRLARLSATDAGLADYRELVLDCRFEPKRRRRGAHEGGQPYPVLRAAHAAPVGAGLAAELSIAEGQDVLFGAFEASRESGTAAGPHSVVCAFPVKLLDTVIEQGEERCCDPPVPPGLRRGLDFFQEHSFCPNPPGLEGPSPNASCRHFPLLVSSSLSRVDLFNGRLEAVQVTALHVTRLGNVTVAHMGTADGRILQVEVARSLNYLLYVSNFSLGSNGQPVQRDVRRLGDHLLFASGDQVFQVPIQGPGCRHFLTCERCLRAQHFMGCGWCGDMCGRQKECPGSWQQDHCPPEFTKFYPTSGPLRGSTRLTLCGSNFYLHPDGLVPEGTHRVTVGQSPCQLLRKDSSNISPMPRKDYVEELECELEPQDAQTAGPANISLIVTNMPPGKHFRVDGISIQQGFSFMEPRLTAVQPLFGPRAGGTRLTLEGQGLAVGNNRTVLVNGTECRLQGRVSDGQLFCTTPPGAAPASVPIHLQVGGAMVPGSWTFHYREDPVVLGISPNCGYTGSHVTIRGLHLTSVWYLNLSFHDGLRAVESRCTEQLPEQLQCRLPEYVVRGPQGWVTGNLSAWGDGAAGFTLPGFRFLPPPHPPSTDLAPLKPEENAIKFEYIGLGAVADCVDVNVTVGGESCQHELRGDVVVCPLSASLQLGTDGAVLQVCVDGGCHLLGRVARLGSEGVPQKTLLGVLLSLLLLVAILAAVLILNSRRRKQLALPLNPEHLASLELTGAVPLPVLGSGSDYRGGFVPGTDGPDSTPRGHKACCSDSGDGACVPLLQTESTQLGDLDPALLAEVKDVLISHERVVTHSDQVIGKGHFGVVYHGEYTDEAQNRIHCAIKSLSRITELQEVEAFLREGLLMRGLRHPNVLALVGIVLPPEGLPLVLLPYMRHGDLLHFIRSPQRNPTVKDLVSFGLQVARGMEYLAEQKFVHRDLAARNCMLDESFTVKVADFGLARDILDKEYYSVRQHRHARLPVKWMALESLQTYRFTTKSDVWSFGVLLWELLTRGAPPYPHVDPFDLAHFLAQGRRLPQPEYCPDSLYAVMRRCWAEDPAVRPTFRVLAGEVEHVATALCGDHYVQLPRAYVNLGPGALDEVNMPLQPSLPTPECRSPGRPRPLSEPPRPT is encoded by the exons atggggcgGCTCAGACCTGCTCCGCACCCCCCCGCGCCCGCGCGCAGGCCTCCCGGGACGGTGCCCCAGAGAAGGGGCCGGGCGGGCTTccgggggcggggcggcggggctGGGCCGCCCTCTCGCTCCCCGCGCCAGTCCGGGCCGCGGCTGGGCGGCAGGGAGGACGGCCTCTTGGCTCCCCGCCGGGTGTGCGGCGCGCCCGGTGCTTGGCCCGAGGGCGGGGCGGGCGGGAGGCGGCCTGCGGGCCCCGGGGACCGGCTTCGGGCGCGGGCCCCAATGGAGCCGTCGGCGCCGCCGCTGCTCGTGCTGCTCGCCGTGGCCGCCGCGACGGAGTCCTGGCAGTGCCCGCGCATCCCCTACGCCGCCTCCCGCGACTTTGACGTGCAGTACGCGCTGCCCAGCTTCTCGGCCGGCAGCCCGGTGCAGGCCGTGGCCACCTACGAGGGCGGCGGCGACGGGAGCGCCGTGTTCGTGGGCACGCGCAACCGCCTGCACGTGCTCGGCGCCAGCCTGCAGCCCGTCGAGAGCCTGACCACCGGCCCTGCCGGGGACCCTCGCTGCCAGACCTGTGCGGCCTGCGGCCCGGGCCCCCACGGGCCTGCGGGGGACACGGACGCGCTGGTGCTGGCGCTGGAGCCGGCGCTGCCCGCGCTCATCAGCTGTGGCTCCAGCCTGCACGGCCGCTGCTTCCTGCACGAGCTGGAGCCCCGCGGACCTGCAGTGCGCCTGGCGCCGCCGGCCTGCCTCTTCTCGGCGCACGGCAACCGGCCCGACTACTGCCCCGACTGCGTGGCCAGCCCTCTGGGCACCCTGGTGACGGTGGTCGAGCAGGGACACGCCTCCTACCTGTACTCGGCCTCCTCGCTGGACGCGGCGGCGGCTGCGACCTTCAGCCCCGGTTCGGTGTCGGTCCGGCGCCTCAAGGCCGACGCCTCGGGCTTCGCGGCCGGCTTCGCCTCGCTGTCGGTGCGGCCCGCGCTCCTGGCGTCCTACCGCATCAAGTACGTGTACAGCTTCCAGGCCGGAGCCTTCGTGTACCTCCTGGCGGTGCAGCCGGCCCTCGTGGACGCCCCCGGCGCCCCGCACACACGCCTGGCCCGGCTCAGCGCCACCGACGCGGGGCTGGCCGACTACCGCGAGCTGGTCCTCGACTGCCGCTTTGAGCCCAAACGCCGGCGGCGCGGGGCCCACGAGGGCGGGCAGCCCTATCCCGTGCTGCGCGCGGCCCACGCGGCCCCGGTGGGCGCGGGGCTGGCCGCGGAGCTGAGCATCGCCGAGGGCCAGGACGTGCTGTTCGGGGCCTTCGAAGCCAGCAGAGAGAGCGGCACAGCGGCGGGCCCCCACTCTGTCGTCTGCGCCTTCCCCGTCAAGCTGCTGGACACTGTCATCGAGCAGGGTGAGGAGCGCTGTTGCGACCCGCCGGTGCCCCCGGGCCTGCGGCGAGGCCTCGACTTCTTCCAGGAGCACAGCTTTTGTCCCAACCCG CCTGGCCTGGAGGGCCCCAGCCCCAACGCAAGCTGCCGCCACTTCCCTCTGCTGGTCAGCAGCAGCCTCTCACGTGTGGACCTATTCAACGGGCGGCTAGAGGCAGTGCAGGTCACTGCACTGCACGTGACACGCCTTGGCAATGTCACGGTGGCCCACATGGGCACGGCCGATGGCCGCATCCTGCAG GTGGAGGTGGCCCGGTCTCTCAACTACTTGCTGTATGTGTCCAACTTCTCACTGGGCAGCAATGGGCAGCCTGTGCAACGGGATGTCCGTCGCCTTGGGGACCACCTGCTCTTTGCCTCTGGGGACCAG GTCTTCCAGGTACCTATCCAGGGCCCTGGCTGCCGCCACTTCCTCACCTGTGAGCGTTGTCTACGGGCACAGCATTTCATGGGCTGTGGCTGGTGTGGGGACATGTGTGGCCGGCAGAAGGAGTGTCCTGGTTCCTGGCAGCAGGACCACTGCCCCCCTGAGTTTACCAAG TTCTACCCCACCAGCGGACCTCTAAGGGGCAGCACGAGGCTGACCCTGTGCGGCTCTAACTTCTACCTGCACCCCGACGGTCTGGTCCCCGAGGGCACTCACCGGGTCACTGTGGGCCAAAGTCCCTGCCAACTGCTGCGCAAGGACAGCTCCAACATCAG CCCCATGCCCCGGAAGGACTATGTAGAGGAGCTTGAATGTGAGCTGGAGCCCCAGGATGCCCAGACAGCCGGGCCCGCCAACATCAGTCTCATCGTGACCAACATGCCCCCAGGCAAGCACTTCAGGGTAGATGGCATCTCCATACAGCAAGGCTTCTCTTTCATG GAGCCCAGGCTGACCGCAGTACAACCCCTCTTTGGCCCACGGGCAGGGGGCACTCGCCTCACCCTGGAAGGCCAGGGCCTGGCTGTAGGCAACAACCGGACTGTGCTGGTCAATGGGACTGAGTGCAGGCTGCAGGG CAGGGTCAGCGACGGACAGCTTTTCTGTACCACACCGCCTGGGGCAGCTCCGGCCAGTGTTCCCATTCACCTGCAGGTAGGGGGCGCCATGGTGCCTGGCTCCTGGACCTTCCACTACCGAGAGGACCCGGTTGTGCTGGGCATCAGCCCCAACTGTGGCTACAC AGGCTCCCATGTCACCATCCGTGGCCTGCATCTGACGTCAGTGTGGTACCTCAATCTGTCCTTCCATGACGGGCTCCGGGCAGTGGAAAGCAGG TGTACGGAGCAGCTCCCGGAGCAGCTTCAGTGCCGCCTGCCTGAATACGTGGTGCGAGGCCCCCAGGGGTGGGTGACGGGGAACCTGAGTGCCTGGGGGGATGGAGCAGCTGGCTTCACGCTGCCGGGCTTTCgcttcctgcccccaccccacccacccagcaCTGACCTGGCCCCCCTGAAGCCTGAAGAGAATGCCATTAAGTTCGAG TACATCGGGCTGGGCGCTGTGGCTGACTGCGTGGATGTGAACGTGACCGTGGGTGGTGAGAGCTGCCAGCACGAGCTCCGGGGGGATGTGGTCGTCTGCCCCCTGTCTGCCTCCCTGCAGCTTGGCACGGACGGCGCTGTGCTGCAG GTCTGTGTGGATGGTGGATGTCACTTGCTGGGCAGGGTGGCACGGCTGGGCTCCGAGGGGGTCCCGCAGAAGACACTCCTGGGCGTCCTGCTGTCCCTGCTGTTGCTTGTGGCTATACTGGCCGCCGTGCTGATCCTCAACTCCCGGCGGAGGAAGCAGCTGG CCCTTCCCCTGAACCCTGAGCACCTGGCGTCGTTGGAGCTGACGGGAGCTGTGCCCCTGCCTGTCCTGGGCTCAGGCTCTGACTACAGAGGAGGCTTTG TGCCTGGCACTGACGGGCCGGATTCCACCCCTCGGGGCCACAAAGCATGCTGCTCAGACAGTGGGGACGGGGCCTGTGTCCCGCTGCTGCAGACTGAGTCCACCCAGCTTGGGGACCTGGACCCTGCACTCCTGGCTGAGGTCAAGGACGTGCTGATTTCCCACGAACGAGTCGTGACCCACAGCGACCAAGTCATTGGCAAAG GCCACTTTGGGGTTGTCTACCACGGAGAATACACAGATGAGGCTCAGAACCGAATCCACTGTGCCATCAAGTCACTGAGTC GCATCACGGAGCTGCAGGAGGTGGAGGCCTTCCTGCGTGAGGGGCTGCTCATGCGCGGTCTGCGTCACCCAAACGTGCTGGCCCTCGTCGGTATTGTGCTGCCCCCTGAAGGGCTGCCCCTTGTGCTGCTGCCCTATATGCGCCACGGAGACCTGCTGCATTTCATCCGCTCACCCCAGCGG AACCCCACGGTGAAGGACCTCGTGAGCTTCGGTCTGCAGGTAGCCCGCGGCATGGAGTACCTGGCTGAACAGAAGTTTGTCCACAGGGACCTGGCTGCTCGGAACTGCAT GCTGGATGAGTCATTCACAGTCAAGGTGGCTGACTTCGGCCTGGCCCGCGACATCCTGGACAAAGAATACTACAGCGTCCGCCAGCACCGCCACGCTCGCCTGCCTGTCAAATGGATGGCGCTGGAGAGCCTGCAGACCTACAGGTTTACCACCAAGTCCGACGTG